The following are from one region of the Coffea eugenioides isolate CCC68of chromosome 2, Ceug_1.0, whole genome shotgun sequence genome:
- the LOC113763592 gene encoding vinorine synthase-like encodes MVANLEILSKEMIKPSSPTPHHLRDHKLSFLDQIAPPVFIPLIFFYQTNQLETFQDRDQISQLLKQSLSNILTQFYPLAGRICSKNFSIDCNDDGALCIEAQVHSNLLQVIEKPVMEELKQYLPLELNSKGPGLTEAKTILLAIQINFFDCGGIAIGVQLSHKIADGTSLVTFMNAWAKSCSEVSEIVPSSFELASLFPPRDMSSFGFKPTTGMTKEKIVTKRFVFDKEKLAKLKQAAASSLVKDPTRVEAVSAFIWRHFIDASKAKVVAAVHAVNMRPRMNPAPEDQAFGNIWTHTVAIPMLEGENMYENLVGDLRKAIRNINSNYVKKLQNGDEYLEILKKSVELASKGDVELCNFSSWCRFPVYEVDFGWGKPTWVSTTAFPFKNVVILMSTSCGEGIEAWLNMLEEDVASFQSNHMHLSVAAKDFNA; translated from the coding sequence ATGGTGGCCAATTTGGAGATACTATCAAAGGAGATGATCAAACCTTCATCTCCAACACCTCATCACCTTAGAGACCACAAATTATCCTTCCTAGACCAGATTGCACCACCTGTTTTTATCCCTCTTATTTTCTTCTATCAAACCAATCAACTAGAAACTTTCCAAGACCGTGACCAAATTTCTCAATTGCTAAAGCAATCTTTATCCAACATCTTGACTCAATTTTATCCCTTAGCAGGAAGGATTTGCAGCAAGAATTTTTCAATTGATTGCAATGATGATGGTGCTTTATGTATTGAGGCTCAAGTCCATTCTAACCTCTTGCAGGTCATAGAAAAACCTGTAATGGAGGAGCTGAAACAGTATCTGCCACTTGAGCTTAATAGTAAAGGCCCTGGCTTGACTGAGGCTAAAACTATCCTTCTAGCTATCCAAATCAATTTCTTTGATTGTGGAGGCATAGCTATTGGAGTGCAATTATCGCATAAAATAGCCGACGGCACGTCCTTGGTGACTTTCATGAATGCATGGGCTAAAAGCTGCAGCGAAGTTTCTGAAATTGTACCATCTAGTTTTGAGTTGGCTAGTTTGTTTCCACCAAGAGACATGTCCAGCTTTGGTTTCAAGCCAACAACGGGCATGACCAAAGAAAAAATCGTTACTAAACGGTTTGTCTTTGACAAAGAAAAGCTGGCAAAACTTAAACAAGCTGCTGCTTCATCTCTTGTGAAGGATCCTACACGTGTTGAGGCTGTTTCAGCCTTTATTTGGAGGCATTTCATTGATGCATCCAAAGCTAAGGTGGTTGCAGCAGTCCATGCCGTGAACATGAGACCTAGAATGAATCCAGCCCCTGAGGATCAAGCCTTTGGAAACATATGGACGCATACCGTAGCCATTCCAATGCTCGAGGGAGAGAATATGTACGAGAATCTTGTCGGTGATTTGAGGAAGGCAATAAGAAATATCAATAGCAATTATGTGAAGAAACTGCAAAATGGAGATGAGTATCTAGAAATTCTAAAGAAAAGTGTGGAATTGGCTTCTAAGGGAGATGTAGAATTGTGCAATTTTAGCAGTTGGTGTAGATTTCCCGTGTATGAGGTGGATTTTGGTTGGGGTAAGCCTACATGGGTGTCTACTACAGCCTTTCCTTTCAAGAATGTTGTGATTTTGATGAGTACAAGTTGTGGGGAGGGAATAGAAGCATGGCTTAACATGCTTGAAGAAGATGTGGCTAGTTTTCAGAGCAATCACATGCACCTTTCCGTTGCAGCCAAAGATTTCAACGCCTAA